One segment of Neoarius graeffei isolate fNeoGra1 chromosome 20, fNeoGra1.pri, whole genome shotgun sequence DNA contains the following:
- the tmem98 gene encoding transmembrane protein 98 encodes METVVIVAIGVLATIFLASFVALVVVCRHRYCHRPNLLHHFESKPTVDLIGAMETQSEPSELELDDVVITNPHIEAILENEEWIEDASGLVSHCISILKICHTLTEKLVAMTMGSGAKVKAPASLSDIITVAKRISPRVDDVVRSMYPPLDPILLDARATALLLSVSHLVLVTRNACHMSGSLDWIDQSLHAAEDHMVVLREAALASEPERRLPEREQSI; translated from the exons ATGGAGACTGTGGTTATTGTGGCCATTGGCGTGTTGGCCACCATTTTCCTGGCATCTTTTGTGGCACTGGTGGTTGTGTGTCGTCATCGTTATTGCCATCGGCCCAACCTTCTGCATCACTTCGAGTCCAA ACCCACAGTGGATCTGATTGGCGCGATGGAGACTCAGAGCGAGCCATCCGAGTTGGAGCTGGACGACGTGGTCATCACCAACCCACACATCGAAGCCATCCTGGAGAACGAGGAGTGGATCGAAGATGCCTC TGGTCTAGTGTCTCATTGCATTTCCATCCTGAAG ATCTGCCATACTCTGACAGAGAAACTTGTTGCCATGACGATGGGTTCTGGAGCAAAGGTAAAAGCCCCTGCCAGCCTTAGTGACATCATCACGGTGGCTAAACGCATCAGCCCCAG GGTAGATGATGTGGTTCGGTCGATGTATCCACCACTGGACCCAATCCTCCTCGATGCTAG GGCTACCGCATTGCTGCTGTCCGTTAGTCACTTAGTCCTGGTGACGCGGAACGCCTGTCACATGTCTGGCAGCCTGGACTGGATCGACCAATCACTGCACGCAGCTGAGGATCACATGGTAGTGCTCAGGGAGGCAGCCTTGGCATCAGAACCCGAGAGACGACTACCAGAAAGAGAGCAGTCCATctga